The following proteins are encoded in a genomic region of Pyricularia oryzae 70-15 chromosome 6, whole genome shotgun sequence:
- a CDS encoding 3-hydroxyisobutyryl-CoA hydrolase has translation MSSRVLLGRAAWAAPSASHAFSRVGITMPLRAKILSAKPEYRAQMSTVKAQYAEDEQDVLFSSLYGLRTIELNRPKKLNSLNLSMIKKITPRLLEWEKSDMANVIVMKGAGDKAFCAGGDVAALAEANVKGKQGVQQSAAYFAEEYALDHLIATYQTPYIAFMDGITMGGGVGLSAHAPMRIATERTVFAMPETNIGFFPDVGASFFLPRLDGAIGTYLGLTGETLSGANVFYTGIATHYMHSTTLPLLESRLAELRFNDYDSMQERLAHITTAIEEYTTGLPHDQPILLAGELRQAIDRCFSHDSVAKIVAALQNEAESGPVREWAQKTLDTLHSRSPISLHVSLRQLRIAQKWGIRETFEKEHQLAAKFMASPDFNEGVTARLISKPKRNPNYNPAKIGDVDTESETFKNFFRPAKDLQPIKFLNKRDFNEYPFTDFGLPRERQVRELVQTEDLSQREVISKFVALSKARLGVKEVVEEIVYRKTVAGAHGRATWVN, from the coding sequence ATGTCGACGGTTAAAGCACAGTACGCCGAAGATGAACAGGATGTCTTGTTCAGCAGCCTATACGGCCTACGAACAATCGAGCTCAACCGGCCTAAAAAACTCAACTCGTTGAACCTGTCCATGATCAAGAAAATCACACCACGGCTGCTCGAATGGGAGAAATCGGACATGGCCAACGTCATTGTGATGAAAGGCGCCGGGGATAAGGCGTTTTGCGCAGGAGGTGATGTGGCAGCACTCGCTGAAGCAAACGTCAAGGGGAAGCAAGGAGTCCAGCAGTCAGCTGCCTATTTCGCCGAGGAATATGCGCTTGATCACCTTATCGCCACATATCAGACGCCCTACATCGCCTTTATGGACGGAATCACCATGGGAGGAGGTGTTGGCTTGAGCGCCCATGCGCCCATGAGGATTGCTACAGAGAGGACCGTCTTCGCCATGCCTGAGACGAACATTGGCTTCTTCCCCGATGTGGGCGCCTCATTTTTCCTCCCCAGACTGGACGGAGCCattggtacctacctggggTTGACTGGTGAAACCCTCTCGGGAGCCAACGTATTCTACACGGGTATTGCGACTCACTACATGCACTCGACGACTTTGCCGCTGTTGGAATCGCGCCTGGCCGAGCTGAGGTTCAACGACTACGACAGCATGCAGGAGAGGCTTGCACACATCACCACCGCCATTGAGGAGTACACAACCGGTCTGCCACACGACCAGCCCATTCTCCTGGCCGGTGAGCTACGACAGGCCATAGACCGCTGCTTCAGCCATGACAGCGTCGCAAAAATTGTGGCTGCATTGCAGAACGAAGCCGAGTCCGGGCCCGTGCGTGAATGGGCGCAGAAGACCCTGGATACCCTGCACAGCCGCTCGCCGATCTCCCTTCACGTCAGCCTCAGGCAGTTGCGTATCGCCCAGAAGTGGGGTATCCGTGAGACCTTTGAGAAAGAGCACCAGCTCGCAGCCAAGTTCATGGCATCACCTGACTTCAACGAAGGTGTCACGGCGCGCCTAATCAGCAAGCCAAAGAGGAACCCAAACTACAACCCGGCAAAGATTGGAGATGTCGACACCGAGAGCGAGACGTTCAAGAATTTCTTCAGGCCTGCCAAGGATTTGCAGCCTATCAAATTCCTCAACAAGCGCGACTTCAACGAATATCCATTCACGGACTTTGGCTTGCCGAGGGAGAGGCAGGTTCGAGAGCTGGTTCAGACCGAGGATCTCAGCCAACGTGAGGTTATCAGCAAATTCGTCGCTCTCTCAAAGGCTAGGCTTGGAGTTAAAGAAGTCGTGGAAGAGATCGTCTACCGCAAGACTGTGGCGGGCGCCCATGGTAGGGCCACTTGGGTAAACTAG